In Leptospira harrisiae, a genomic segment contains:
- a CDS encoding sterol desaturase family protein encodes MRLIESIAPFYILLLLLEVIYTRYKKLDYYFYEDSLADLSLGVLSRIFDGVILLGLVFVYNELYQISWGIESLSKIFLSTSSPLHWILLFVLLDFLFYWAHRYSHEIKVLWASHVVHHSSEEFNLSVALRQSFVRNIGIGLFYLPLALLGFPVESYLVIDALNRTYQFWVHTRTIKKLPNWFEYIFVTPSHHRVHHAMNPEYIDRNYGGVFILWDRIFGTFCEEKQEPRYGLVSQLNTYDPVTAELHVFRDLFSDLWTTKYKWQGIRSFFSYPSVRPDDLQAILDRGVRDPKIWLNHNKWDIDRKSRIPQYRHKAGTNVYRIYLLFSFIVPTVFTLYFLKRMHMYSLGEIVSVFFLLVFSFISMGKLLEGERNWYRFEIPKYISWLVLMIYFFLS; translated from the coding sequence ATGAGACTCATCGAATCCATTGCACCATTTTACATTCTACTTTTGTTACTCGAGGTAATTTACACTCGATACAAGAAGTTGGATTATTATTTTTATGAAGATTCTTTAGCTGATTTGAGTTTGGGAGTTCTCAGTCGAATTTTTGACGGAGTGATTCTTCTTGGTTTGGTTTTTGTATACAACGAGTTGTATCAAATTTCTTGGGGTATTGAGTCCCTTTCGAAAATATTTTTATCTACATCTTCTCCCTTACATTGGATTCTTCTATTTGTATTACTCGATTTTTTATTCTATTGGGCGCATCGATATAGCCATGAAATCAAAGTTTTGTGGGCTTCTCATGTAGTGCATCATTCAAGTGAAGAATTTAATTTGTCTGTTGCTCTTAGGCAGTCTTTTGTTCGTAATATAGGAATTGGACTTTTTTATTTACCACTTGCGCTACTTGGATTTCCTGTGGAGTCTTATTTAGTGATCGATGCGTTGAATCGTACATACCAGTTTTGGGTTCATACGCGTACTATAAAAAAACTCCCCAATTGGTTTGAGTATATATTTGTGACTCCTTCCCATCACAGAGTCCACCATGCAATGAATCCCGAATACATTGATAGAAATTATGGAGGGGTATTTATTCTTTGGGACCGTATCTTTGGAACTTTTTGTGAAGAAAAACAAGAACCTCGGTATGGACTTGTTTCTCAATTAAATACTTATGATCCAGTGACAGCTGAACTACACGTATTCCGTGATTTGTTTAGTGATTTGTGGACTACAAAATACAAATGGCAGGGGATTCGTTCGTTTTTTTCTTACCCTTCCGTTCGGCCAGATGACCTTCAAGCGATTCTGGATCGTGGGGTCAGAGATCCGAAAATTTGGTTAAATCACAATAAATGGGATATTGATAGAAAATCAAGAATTCCACAATACAGGCACAAGGCGGGAACTAATGTTTACCGAATTTACCTTTTATTTTCTTTTATTGTGCCAACGGTTTTTACATTATACTTTTTGAAAAGAATGCATATGTATTCTTTAGGAGAAATTGTTTCCGTTTTTTTCCTTTTAGTTTTTTCCTTTATTTCCATGGGAAAACTTTTGGAAGGAGAACGAAATTGGTACCGATTTGAGATTCCAAAATATATTTCTTGGCTTGTGCTTATGATCTATTTTTTCTTATCGTAG
- a CDS encoding VOC family protein, with the protein MKYLHTMIRVLDLEAALHFFVEILGLKVTRRKDHPEGKFTLVFLSTGEPDAPEIELTHNWGQTEPYATGRNFGHLAYEVDNIYETCERIQTMGVTINRPPRDGRMAFVRSPDLISIELLQKGSPLPPKEPWASMPNTGEW; encoded by the coding sequence ATGAAATATTTACATACAATGATTCGTGTTTTAGATTTGGAAGCTGCACTTCATTTTTTTGTGGAGATTCTTGGCCTAAAAGTGACACGAAGGAAAGACCATCCCGAAGGCAAATTCACTCTAGTGTTTTTATCTACAGGGGAACCAGATGCCCCAGAGATCGAACTCACTCACAATTGGGGTCAAACAGAACCTTACGCAACAGGTAGAAACTTTGGTCATTTGGCTTACGAGGTAGATAATATTTACGAAACTTGTGAACGGATCCAAACGATGGGTGTTACAATCAATCGGCCACCGCGTGATGGCCGTATGGCTTTTGTTAGGTCACCAGACCTCATTTCAATTGAACTTTTACAGAAAGGCAGTCCTCTACCTCCAAAGGAACCTTGGGCCTCAATGCCAAATACTGGTGAGTGGTAG
- a CDS encoding ABC transporter ATP-binding protein, with the protein MKDKPIIRVEHLTTGYGHTVIMEDISFEVNRGEIFGILGGSGCGKSTVLKNMIGLTSPFSGRIWIDEDDIVLAEGKKKIEIWNRIGVMYQQSALFGSMSLLENIRLPLEEFTKLPLAIMNEIAMSKLKMVGLFPFAHLYPAELSGGMKKRAAIARAMAMDPEILFLDEPSAGLDPITSVELDHLIIRLSRTLGVTFVIVTHELPSVFTMADRVIVLDKSKKGIIAEGKPKDLKEKSKDPFVKQFFNRIPQESSQL; encoded by the coding sequence ATGAAAGATAAACCAATCATTCGAGTGGAACATCTAACTACGGGATATGGCCATACAGTGATTATGGAAGATATCTCCTTTGAAGTGAACCGAGGAGAAATTTTTGGAATTCTCGGTGGGTCCGGCTGTGGTAAATCTACCGTTTTAAAAAATATGATTGGTTTAACATCACCATTTAGCGGCCGTATATGGATTGATGAAGATGATATTGTATTGGCAGAAGGTAAGAAAAAAATAGAAATTTGGAATCGTATAGGAGTGATGTACCAACAAAGTGCACTTTTTGGTTCCATGTCCTTATTAGAGAACATTCGATTGCCTTTGGAAGAGTTTACTAAACTTCCGTTAGCAATCATGAATGAAATTGCTATGTCCAAGTTGAAAATGGTTGGGCTTTTTCCTTTTGCACATCTTTACCCTGCAGAACTTTCTGGTGGTATGAAAAAACGTGCTGCAATTGCGCGTGCTATGGCAATGGATCCAGAAATTTTATTTTTAGATGAGCCAAGTGCAGGTTTGGATCCAATCACTAGTGTGGAGTTAGACCACCTAATCATCCGTTTGTCGAGAACTCTAGGTGTCACTTTTGTGATTGTGACACATGAACTTCCTTCTGTGTTTACTATGGCAGATCGGGTGATTGTTTTAGACAAAAGCAAAAAAGGAATCATTGCAGAAGGCAAACCGAAAGACTTAAAAGAAAAATCCAAAGACCCTTTTGTAAAACAGTTCTTCAACCGCATCCCACAGGAGAGTTCTCAGTTATGA
- a CDS encoding NAD(P)/FAD-dependent oxidoreductase — protein MKKRPKIAIIGAGASGCFAALQIEAELQGLCEIQIFEKSKEPLSKLRISGGGRCNVTHNLFEPELLSDRYPRGNKELRWAFESFGPKNTIEWFEKRGVALKAEADGRMFPTTDSSETIIQCFLNELKSKKIPIHFEQGLVGIYSNSQPTIPSVFRILWEGGLEDTFDIVVIATGSNRKVWSILEKLGHKIVPPVPSLFTLTLENTDLIDLTGLVVPFAEIKVFPKGKPQKGPILITHWGLSGPAALRLSAWEARNLFEADYKVDLSINWIGGEKAQDIEDLYLSKKEKSPAEKLTPNPDWKLPSRFWEWVLKEAKIQPNKRYSDISKSEIRNLSLTLTQTKLRMVAKGVFKEEFVTAGGVSRKDIQFQTMESKQTPGLFFTGEVIDVDGITGGFNFQNAWTTASIAARGIHKTVVT, from the coding sequence TTGAAAAAAAGACCAAAAATTGCGATTATTGGTGCAGGTGCCTCTGGTTGTTTTGCTGCACTTCAGATAGAAGCCGAGTTACAAGGATTGTGTGAAATCCAAATTTTTGAAAAATCGAAAGAACCGCTTTCTAAACTTCGAATTTCCGGTGGTGGACGATGTAATGTAACCCATAACCTTTTTGAGCCAGAACTTCTTTCGGACCGTTATCCTCGTGGAAATAAAGAATTACGTTGGGCATTTGAAAGTTTTGGACCCAAAAACACAATTGAATGGTTTGAAAAAAGAGGAGTTGCCCTGAAAGCAGAAGCCGATGGACGGATGTTTCCAACTACAGATTCATCTGAAACCATCATCCAATGTTTTCTAAACGAATTAAAATCCAAAAAAATACCGATTCACTTTGAACAAGGGTTAGTTGGTATTTATTCAAATTCACAACCAACTATACCTTCAGTGTTTCGCATTTTATGGGAAGGTGGTCTGGAAGATACTTTTGATATTGTAGTCATTGCAACTGGTTCCAACCGAAAGGTTTGGAGTATTCTTGAAAAATTAGGGCATAAAATAGTTCCTCCTGTGCCTTCTCTTTTTACTTTAACTTTGGAAAATACAGATCTTATCGATTTAACTGGTCTTGTTGTTCCATTTGCTGAAATTAAAGTTTTTCCCAAAGGCAAACCTCAGAAAGGCCCGATTCTAATCACACATTGGGGGCTTAGTGGACCTGCCGCCTTGCGTTTGTCAGCTTGGGAAGCACGTAATTTATTTGAAGCAGATTACAAAGTGGATTTATCCATCAATTGGATTGGTGGAGAAAAAGCACAAGACATCGAAGATTTGTACCTTTCTAAAAAAGAAAAATCTCCTGCAGAAAAATTGACTCCAAACCCGGATTGGAAACTCCCTTCTCGTTTTTGGGAATGGGTATTGAAAGAAGCAAAGATCCAACCAAATAAACGTTATTCAGATATTTCCAAGTCGGAAATTCGAAATTTGAGTCTTACCCTAACACAAACTAAATTAAGAATGGTTGCGAAAGGTGTTTTCAAGGAAGAGTTTGTGACAGCTGGCGGAGTTTCTAGAAAAGATATACAATTTCAAACTATGGAAAGTAAACAGACACCTGGGCTATTTTTTACTGGTGAAGTGATTGATGTGGATGGTATCACAGGAGGATTTAATTTTCAAAACGCCTGGACTACGGCAAGTATCGCAGCCCGAGGCATTCATAAGACAGTTGTTACTTGA
- a CDS encoding ABC-type transport auxiliary lipoprotein, LBF_0736 family, translated as MKALIRFLILFGFTIIFTQCFGVSKTFPEKRFFLIEVGEIKQLFVTPKPRTFVVRKVFISQRFEGKEFVYRKENAVYESDFYNSFFIPPAHNFKEELVRSLLKSGNFEWDASMNTRINVTHFIELNLSQMYGDFRTKEPKAVIEFEIVVYEDKDSISTPVFRKTYKQNQLIEKKDPEALVLGWNIGLTNSFNELNLDLSTRLK; from the coding sequence ATGAAAGCCCTGATTCGTTTTTTAATTTTATTTGGATTCACAATTATATTCACTCAGTGTTTTGGGGTTAGTAAAACTTTCCCAGAAAAACGATTCTTTTTAATAGAAGTGGGTGAAATCAAACAACTGTTTGTTACTCCAAAACCTCGGACATTTGTGGTTCGAAAAGTATTTATCTCTCAGCGGTTTGAAGGAAAGGAGTTCGTTTATCGAAAAGAAAATGCTGTTTATGAATCCGATTTTTATAATAGTTTTTTTATTCCACCTGCACATAACTTTAAAGAGGAACTTGTCCGTTCTCTTTTGAAGTCGGGTAACTTCGAGTGGGATGCGAGTATGAACACAAGAATCAATGTCACTCATTTTATTGAATTAAACCTTTCTCAAATGTATGGTGATTTTCGCACAAAAGAGCCGAAGGCTGTGATCGAATTTGAGATTGTTGTTTATGAAGATAAGGATTCTATTTCAACTCCAGTGTTCAGGAAAACTTACAAACAAAATCAACTCATTGAAAAAAAAGATCCAGAAGCATTGGTTCTTGGTTGGAACATCGGACTTACTAATTCATTCAATGAATTAAATTTAGATCTGAGTACTCGTTTAAAATGA
- the pyk gene encoding pyruvate kinase, with product MPVDDKIPNKRTKIICTIGPASANRETILNLIYSGMDLARMNFSHSTHDYHKDIFELLRECEQESGKSIGILADLQGPKIRTGKLGSGPIELKAGDQIAINNKSDFLGTKEEIGCTYQYILNDIDVGHKLLIDDGKLSFVVKSKTKEKAVLETVIGGTLKDNKGINLPGTPISAPALSEKDIEDLQFALSLGVDYIALSFVRRASDLEMARQFMKDSYAGLIAKIERPEAIQNIEEIIDNCDGIMIARGDLGVELDTQYVPIIQKEMITKLNQQGKPVITATQMLETMIDNPRPTRAEASDVANAVMDGTDAVMLSGETASGKYPIETVRTMTSIIQAAEESEIYLSHLRNMDRTEFEVERTALGSAAESISRLINAKAIINFTRSGYSSLLSSEFRPSKPIYSFTPFLGTARKMQLYWGVEAYVMPMMDKFPDMIAFMSKTLKSEGKLKSGDTVVILSGAPGSVAQTVDFIQIHKIK from the coding sequence ATGCCGGTAGACGACAAAATCCCTAACAAACGCACAAAAATTATCTGTACCATTGGACCTGCTTCAGCAAATCGTGAAACCATTCTAAATCTTATTTATTCAGGAATGGATTTGGCTCGGATGAATTTTTCCCATTCTACACATGATTACCACAAAGATATTTTCGAGTTATTACGTGAGTGTGAGCAGGAATCAGGTAAATCCATCGGCATCCTTGCGGATCTGCAAGGTCCCAAAATCAGAACGGGAAAGTTAGGTTCAGGGCCAATTGAGCTCAAAGCGGGTGACCAAATCGCCATTAACAATAAATCGGATTTCCTTGGAACTAAAGAAGAAATCGGGTGTACGTATCAATACATCTTAAATGACATCGATGTTGGACACAAACTTTTGATTGATGACGGTAAACTTTCATTTGTAGTAAAATCCAAAACGAAAGAAAAAGCAGTTTTAGAAACAGTCATTGGCGGAACGTTAAAAGATAACAAAGGAATCAACCTTCCTGGAACTCCTATCTCTGCACCTGCGCTTTCAGAAAAAGACATCGAAGATTTACAATTTGCATTATCACTAGGTGTGGATTACATCGCATTATCTTTTGTTAGACGAGCAAGCGACTTGGAAATGGCTCGGCAATTTATGAAAGATAGTTATGCCGGCCTCATCGCAAAAATAGAACGTCCAGAAGCCATTCAGAATATTGAAGAAATCATCGACAATTGTGATGGAATCATGATTGCACGTGGTGACTTAGGTGTGGAATTGGATACACAATATGTTCCCATCATTCAAAAAGAAATGATTACCAAACTGAACCAACAAGGGAAACCCGTGATTACAGCCACACAAATGTTGGAAACCATGATTGATAATCCACGTCCCACTCGTGCGGAAGCAAGTGATGTTGCCAATGCTGTGATGGATGGAACAGATGCTGTCATGTTATCTGGTGAAACAGCTTCAGGAAAATATCCAATAGAAACTGTCAGAACAATGACAAGTATCATACAAGCTGCGGAAGAATCAGAGATTTATTTATCTCATTTACGAAATATGGATAGAACTGAGTTTGAAGTAGAACGCACAGCTCTCGGAAGTGCTGCAGAATCAATTTCTAGATTGATCAATGCAAAAGCCATTATTAACTTTACGAGATCAGGTTATTCCTCCCTTCTTTCTTCTGAGTTTCGGCCTTCAAAACCAATTTATTCATTCACACCATTCCTAGGTACAGCAAGAAAGATGCAATTGTATTGGGGTGTGGAAGCATATGTAATGCCAATGATGGATAAGTTTCCAGATATGATTGCCTTTATGAGTAAAACATTAAAATCAGAAGGTAAATTAAAATCGGGTGATACAGTGGTGATTCTTTCTGGTGCACCGGGATCAGTGGCCCAAACTGTAGATTTCATTCAAATACACAAAATCAAGTAA
- a CDS encoding MlaD family protein, translating to MNQSNKIYFKVGIFVLVSFFTLILFLIVFTAGNIFQRSVSLETYFDESVQGLDIGSPVKHRGVKVGTVQEITFVQNEYSDKLNEDTDLRYGRYVLIKMSVPDFVKGVYGNDLKRTVQRMIQSGLRVRLASQGLTGTAYLEVDYLNPEKNPPLSIEWEPKTIYIPSAPSTISRFTASVDKFFDKVEKADVDKILLGVGELIRNLNQTIQEAKLGDLARESTGLLVDLRKTNAEVKALIASPETQGLPKKLDATVSQLQTTLKRLDTLLASNQGDISTSIENLRIASEDLKEVTSNAKKYPSQFLFGEAPNKSKLWK from the coding sequence ATGAACCAATCGAATAAAATATATTTCAAAGTTGGAATTTTTGTCCTCGTTAGTTTTTTTACACTGATTTTGTTTTTGATTGTATTTACAGCTGGAAATATTTTTCAAAGATCAGTAAGCCTTGAGACCTATTTTGATGAATCAGTCCAAGGTTTGGATATTGGTTCCCCAGTAAAACACCGAGGTGTGAAAGTAGGTACGGTTCAAGAGATTACTTTTGTCCAAAATGAATATTCAGACAAACTCAATGAAGATACAGACCTTCGGTATGGGAGATATGTTCTAATCAAAATGTCTGTTCCGGACTTTGTAAAAGGTGTTTACGGAAATGATTTAAAGAGAACTGTTCAGCGAATGATCCAAAGCGGACTTCGTGTTCGCCTCGCCTCACAAGGATTAACTGGAACCGCGTATCTCGAAGTTGACTATTTAAATCCAGAAAAAAACCCTCCTTTGTCAATAGAATGGGAGCCAAAAACAATTTATATCCCTTCGGCACCAAGTACCATCTCTCGTTTCACCGCATCGGTGGATAAGTTTTTTGATAAAGTAGAAAAGGCAGATGTTGATAAAATCCTTTTGGGTGTGGGTGAGCTGATTCGAAATTTAAATCAAACCATTCAAGAAGCAAAGTTGGGTGATTTGGCACGTGAGTCCACTGGCCTTCTTGTCGACCTTCGAAAAACAAATGCAGAAGTCAAAGCCCTCATTGCTAGTCCTGAAACACAAGGGTTACCAAAAAAATTAGATGCAACTGTTTCACAATTACAAACTACTTTAAAAAGATTGGATACTCTTCTTGCATCTAACCAAGGTGATATCTCTACTTCGATTGAAAATTTGCGTATTGCTTCGGAAGATTTAAAAGAAGTAACATCAAATGCTAAAAAATATCCTTCCCAGTTTCTTTTCGGAGAAGCACCAAACAAATCTAAACTTTGGAAATAA
- a CDS encoding ABC transporter permease encodes MDTIHRQSSFLWEGNNLEIHLPAILTATETGKDWTAFFEILKKNPPRTVILHAGNLTEADSSGISFLKLVRLECEQRKIQFTLFGLGEQFKYRLSISEDDSKKNKETHTHSLRRSEKIGKITIDSLLEFKYLITFTGELTVSFWRSFLHPSKIRWKDTFRVAESMGVNAFPIIAMIGFLLGLIMSFQSAIPMRRFGAEIFVANLVGLSLFRELGPLMTAFILSGRSGSAFAAELGTMKVSEEIDALTTMGLPPVQFLIIPRLVASLLMTPLLTIVFNLFGLIGGAVVLISFGFPLVTFINQVNLAVGLSDILGGLLKSYFFGMIIASIGCYRGLKTASGAGAVGESTTSAVVGSIILVSILDGIFSVLYFYLRI; translated from the coding sequence GTGGATACAATTCATCGACAATCCTCCTTTCTATGGGAAGGAAACAACTTAGAAATCCATCTTCCGGCAATCCTTACGGCTACGGAAACTGGTAAAGATTGGACTGCCTTTTTTGAAATCTTAAAAAAAAATCCCCCACGCACTGTTATTCTACACGCCGGCAATCTCACAGAAGCAGACTCTTCAGGGATTTCTTTTTTAAAATTAGTTCGCTTGGAATGTGAACAAAGAAAAATCCAATTCACCTTATTTGGATTAGGCGAACAGTTCAAATATCGTTTGAGTATCTCCGAAGACGATAGTAAAAAAAATAAGGAAACACATACCCATTCTTTGAGAAGGTCGGAAAAAATTGGGAAAATTACCATCGATTCATTATTAGAGTTTAAATACCTGATTACATTTACCGGTGAACTTACAGTTTCTTTTTGGCGTTCCTTTTTGCATCCTTCCAAAATTCGTTGGAAAGATACCTTTCGTGTAGCGGAATCCATGGGAGTCAATGCATTCCCAATCATTGCTATGATTGGGTTTTTACTTGGTCTCATCATGTCCTTTCAATCAGCAATTCCTATGCGAAGGTTTGGAGCGGAGATCTTCGTTGCAAACTTAGTAGGACTTTCTCTTTTTCGTGAACTTGGGCCACTGATGACAGCTTTCATTCTTTCTGGAAGGTCTGGTTCTGCGTTTGCTGCGGAACTCGGAACCATGAAAGTGTCTGAGGAAATTGATGCATTAACTACAATGGGCCTTCCGCCTGTTCAATTTCTCATTATCCCTCGTTTGGTGGCGTCTTTACTCATGACTCCTCTCCTAACCATCGTTTTTAATTTGTTTGGTTTGATAGGTGGAGCTGTGGTGTTGATTAGTTTTGGATTTCCTCTCGTAACTTTTATCAATCAAGTGAATTTGGCTGTGGGATTGTCAGATATCTTAGGCGGACTTTTAAAATCTTATTTTTTTGGAATGATCATCGCATCCATCGGTTGTTACCGAGGTCTAAAAACTGCATCAGGAGCAGGAGCTGTTGGGGAATCAACTACCTCGGCAGTTGTTGGTTCTATCATACTTGTTTCCATCTTAGATGGAATTTTTTCCGTCTTATATTTTTACCTACGAATATGA
- a CDS encoding sterol desaturase family protein — MFGGPVQCELVLDCVTKIGFTQGVLNFLRYYPIAGFAFLLFYIWRKDFFETYRIQKVYPKAEKVWKEFRQSAVTLIVFTLIAMTNITLMKAKIVPSAVYFGPVSSLAGIGYIFLSFLLITIWHETWFYWMHRFAHIKKVYPHVHSEHHQSVNPSPLAAYRFQATEAFLEAIYIVPFVMFVPIHFYVVLFHTFYAMILNIWWHLGYEFFPKGWASHPITKWINTSTHHNLHHQKFQGNYSLYFNVWDRLMGTNFPYYESYYEQITEERDIKRKEQKPKRKVEAETNLLIS, encoded by the coding sequence ATGTTTGGTGGGCCGGTTCAATGTGAATTAGTTTTAGATTGTGTAACCAAAATTGGTTTTACACAAGGTGTTCTAAATTTTCTACGTTATTATCCAATTGCAGGATTTGCATTTTTACTATTCTATATTTGGCGAAAGGATTTTTTTGAAACCTACCGCATCCAAAAAGTATATCCCAAAGCAGAGAAGGTTTGGAAAGAGTTTCGCCAATCAGCAGTTACATTAATTGTTTTTACTTTAATTGCTATGACTAACATCACTTTGATGAAAGCAAAAATTGTTCCGAGTGCCGTTTACTTTGGGCCTGTTTCGAGTTTAGCGGGAATCGGATATATTTTTTTAAGTTTTTTACTGATTACCATCTGGCATGAGACTTGGTTCTATTGGATGCACAGATTTGCTCATATAAAAAAAGTATACCCACATGTCCATTCAGAACACCACCAATCGGTAAACCCATCTCCCCTTGCAGCCTACCGGTTCCAAGCAACGGAAGCATTTTTAGAAGCAATCTACATTGTTCCTTTTGTGATGTTTGTTCCTATACATTTTTATGTAGTTTTATTCCACACTTTTTATGCCATGATTCTCAACATTTGGTGGCATTTAGGATATGAATTTTTTCCGAAGGGTTGGGCCTCTCACCCCATTACAAAGTGGATCAACACATCTACTCACCATAACCTCCATCACCAAAAGTTCCAAGGAAACTACTCCCTTTATTTCAATGTATGGGATCGTCTCATGGGAACAAACTTTCCTTACTACGAATCTTACTATGAGCAAATCACAGAAGAAAGAGATATAAAACGAAAAGAACAAAAACCAAAAAGGAAAGTGGAAGCAGAAACGAATCTTTTAATCTCTTAA